A window of Leptotrichia wadei contains these coding sequences:
- a CDS encoding MetQ/NlpA family ABC transporter substrate-binding protein, with product MSKKLLISLAVICVLILAFVGINLKKDNVIRIAAAGYPMDEIVKIAAEDLKKEGYDVKITVLTDYVTANVGLNAKDFDANFHQHEPFMQVFNKKNNGKLVKVKGIYDVYVGFYSKKYKNKAEIPNGAKVAIPNDVTNQDRALRILSDEGLIELKPKDGLYNLNDVINTKKNFKFMAVPIPSLVQAYQEADLAFNWPSHMLKIGVHVKDALFIEKNTNGKYAVSLVAREDNKNSKKIQDLTKAMTSEKVKKFIKEKYAGQGFPVF from the coding sequence ATGTCAAAAAAATTATTAATTTCATTAGCTGTAATATGTGTGCTAATTTTAGCATTTGTTGGAATAAATTTAAAAAAGGATAATGTCATCAGAATAGCTGCAGCTGGATATCCGATGGATGAAATTGTGAAAATAGCAGCTGAAGACTTAAAAAAGGAAGGTTATGATGTAAAAATTACTGTATTAACAGATTATGTTACTGCAAATGTTGGTTTAAATGCCAAAGACTTTGATGCAAACTTTCATCAGCACGAACCATTTATGCAAGTTTTTAATAAGAAAAATAACGGAAAACTTGTAAAAGTTAAAGGAATTTATGATGTTTATGTAGGTTTTTATTCAAAAAAATACAAAAATAAGGCAGAAATTCCAAATGGAGCAAAAGTTGCCATTCCAAACGATGTGACAAATCAGGATAGAGCCTTGAGAATACTTTCAGATGAAGGTTTAATTGAGTTGAAGCCAAAAGATGGACTTTATAATTTGAATGATGTCATTAACACAAAGAAAAATTTCAAATTTATGGCAGTTCCTATTCCATCACTAGTCCAAGCATACCAAGAAGCTGACTTAGCATTTAACTGGCCATCACATATGCTAAAAATTGGAGTTCACGTAAAAGATGCCTTATTCATTGAAAAAAATACAAATGGTAAATACGCTGTAAGTCTTGTAGCAAGAGAAGATAATAAAAATAGTAAAAAAATACAGGATTTAACAAAAGCTATGACTTCTGAAAAAGTTAAAAAGTTCATTAAAGAAAAATATGCTGGACAAGGATTCCCTGTGTTTTAA
- a CDS encoding PEP/pyruvate-binding domain-containing protein, which translates to MKYIYSVDKLKNHNENTVFEEKIGKKAQNLLELAANGFNVPHFSVITNRYFKEIILKEIEIYNQEAGNNDEIKDWEAVFSENTERKIENIIRIIKNHKIKEEFEKEIENALNEESYYAVRSSSIEEDSSNFSFAGQFETYLYVKKENMLEKIKEVWISSFSNHVMKYRKEGKINNEINVPAVIIQEMVNSEKAGVGFSVNPVNNNYDEVVISGTYGLGTSIVDGDENGDLFIYNKKTKEIKKEIRTKKIRQVLDFENKKIKTEEINIEKEILNDSEVCELGENIINIEKYYGKPQDMEWAFEKEKLYILQSRPITTLEKTDKKTYNTIIWDNSNIVESYPEITLPLTFSFIRKAYSDVYKRFSEITGVPAKVVESYQDIYDNMLGLLKGRVYYNLINWYKLLMLFPNSKGNSKFMEQMMGVKKELSKENLNENLLEAEGKMTGFEKFRNKLEKYKAGFILFMNMFLIEKKAEKFYKIIDENLNGKNSDLSNKNIKELKKYYKFLENKFLKNWEIPIINDFLVMVWFGLSKKMAEKYIKDDFEKAHNTLIAQEGNSMISVEPSKYIKKMSLMIKNDKSLKDEIRNIINKNEKSLIEIFKLTQNAEFNSTLNEYMEKFGDRTVHELKLEAPTLREEPLFLIKMIYSLSITENVQEHAKRNILEEQKKIYDSLKINPIKKYLLKKTLFYAKKFIRLRENLRYERTKVFGTVRKIMKKMGVHLKNNNLINNEKDVFYLTVDEIFGLVDGSIIDVDLKKLIELRKEEYKKYETEAILPDRFLTRGFLGENFYYEDLAGNSQLDENTLQGTGCSKGIIKGKVKIVLNPMDTQVEDGDIVVTKSTDPSWVMVFPLLKGLIVEKGSLLSHSAIISREMNIPAIVGVQGATSILKTGDMVQFDGSTGIIKKLND; encoded by the coding sequence ATGAAATATATTTATAGTGTTGATAAACTAAAAAATCATAATGAAAACACAGTATTTGAGGAAAAAATTGGTAAAAAGGCTCAAAATTTGCTTGAACTTGCTGCCAATGGATTTAATGTCCCACATTTTTCAGTCATTACTAACAGATATTTTAAGGAAATTATACTAAAAGAAATTGAAATATATAATCAAGAAGCAGGAAATAATGATGAAATTAAGGATTGGGAGGCTGTATTCAGCGAAAATACCGAAAGAAAAATTGAAAATATAATTAGAATTATAAAAAATCATAAAATTAAGGAAGAATTTGAAAAGGAAATAGAAAATGCACTAAATGAAGAAAGTTATTATGCTGTGAGATCATCTTCAATTGAGGAAGACAGCAGCAATTTTTCATTTGCTGGACAGTTTGAAACGTACCTTTATGTGAAAAAAGAAAATATGTTGGAAAAAATAAAGGAAGTTTGGATTTCTTCATTTTCAAATCATGTTATGAAATACAGAAAAGAAGGGAAAATAAATAATGAAATAAATGTTCCAGCAGTAATAATTCAGGAAATGGTTAATTCTGAAAAGGCGGGAGTTGGATTTAGTGTAAACCCTGTAAATAATAATTATGACGAAGTCGTTATTTCTGGAACTTATGGACTGGGAACAAGCATAGTTGACGGAGATGAAAATGGAGATCTGTTTATATATAATAAAAAAACGAAGGAAATTAAAAAGGAGATAAGAACTAAAAAAATAAGACAGGTTTTAGATTTTGAAAATAAGAAAATAAAAACAGAAGAAATAAATATTGAAAAGGAAATATTAAATGACAGTGAAGTATGTGAACTAGGTGAAAATATCATAAATATTGAAAAATATTATGGAAAGCCTCAGGATATGGAATGGGCATTTGAAAAGGAAAAGCTATATATATTGCAGTCAAGACCTATAACTACATTGGAAAAAACAGACAAAAAAACATATAACACAATAATATGGGATAACAGCAATATTGTAGAAAGCTATCCTGAAATTACATTGCCTCTCACATTCAGCTTTATAAGAAAGGCATATTCCGACGTCTATAAAAGATTCTCAGAAATAACAGGAGTGCCTGCCAAAGTTGTGGAAAGTTATCAGGATATTTATGATAATATGCTTGGATTGCTAAAAGGGCGGGTTTACTATAACTTGATAAACTGGTATAAACTTTTGATGCTGTTTCCAAATTCTAAAGGCAATAGTAAATTTATGGAACAAATGATGGGAGTAAAAAAGGAATTATCCAAAGAAAATCTGAATGAGAATTTGCTGGAAGCTGAAGGGAAAATGACAGGCTTTGAAAAATTTAGAAATAAACTGGAAAAATATAAGGCTGGATTTATATTATTTATGAATATGTTTCTTATTGAAAAAAAGGCTGAAAAATTTTATAAGATTATTGATGAAAATCTTAATGGTAAAAATAGCGATTTAAGTAATAAAAATATAAAAGAACTGAAAAAATATTACAAGTTTCTTGAAAATAAATTTTTGAAAAACTGGGAAATACCTATTATAAATGACTTTCTTGTAATGGTTTGGTTTGGACTTTCAAAAAAAATGGCTGAAAAATATATAAAAGATGATTTTGAAAAGGCACACAACACGCTTATTGCTCAAGAAGGAAACAGCATGATTAGTGTTGAACCATCGAAATATATAAAAAAAATGAGCCTTATGATAAAAAATGACAAATCTTTAAAAGATGAAATAAGAAATATAATAAACAAAAACGAAAAATCACTTATTGAAATATTTAAATTAACCCAAAATGCAGAATTTAATTCTACTTTGAATGAATATATGGAAAAATTTGGTGACAGGACAGTCCACGAACTGAAACTGGAAGCACCAACATTAAGGGAAGAGCCTTTATTTTTAATAAAAATGATATATTCGCTTTCAATAACAGAAAATGTTCAGGAACATGCTAAAAGAAACATATTGGAAGAACAGAAAAAAATATATGACAGCCTGAAAATAAATCCTATAAAAAAATATTTATTGAAAAAAACTTTATTTTATGCGAAAAAATTTATACGATTAAGGGAAAATTTGAGATATGAACGGACAAAGGTTTTTGGAACAGTCAGAAAGATTATGAAAAAAATGGGAGTACATCTGAAAAATAACAACCTTATAAATAATGAAAAAGATGTATTCTACCTTACTGTCGATGAAATTTTTGGACTTGTTGACGGCTCAATAATTGATGTTGATTTAAAAAAACTTATAGAACTGCGAAAAGAGGAATATAAAAAATACGAAACAGAGGCAATTCTTCCTGATAGATTTTTAACAAGAGGATTCCTAGGAGAAAACTTTTATTATGAAGATTTGGCAGGAAATTCTCAACTCGATGAAAATACTTTGCAAGGGACTGGATGTAGCAAAGGAATTATAAAAGGAAAAGTAAAAATTGTCTTAAATCCTATGGATACTCAAGTTGAAGACGGAGATATCGTTGTTACAAAATCTACAGATCCAAGCTGGGTTATGGTTTTTCCTTTATTGAAGGGACTTATAGTAGAAAAGGGAAGCCTTTTATCCCACAGTGCAATTATTTCACGGGAAATGAACATCCCTGCCATAGTAGGAGTACAAGGGGCAACAAGTATTCTAAAAACAGGAGATATGGTTCAATTTGACGGAAGTACGGGAATTATAAAAAAATTGAATGACTGA
- a CDS encoding DUF3419 family protein, with protein MKSEVKENKVDFSLIRYSQCWEDTEILLESLDISEKDVCFGILSAGDNVFSLLAENPEKVVALDVSFPQIALAKLKREIFKNFDYEEMLEFMGVKDSSERIGMYEKIREKLEKDVRDYWDLNREAIETGVIHIGKFEKFFKIFREKILPLIHNKKRVEGLFEKKSRQEREEYYNKHWNNFRWKLMFKLFLSKSIVGKFGRDKEFFRYAEKDISEEMNKRSKYALCELDSYENPYIHYIMMGNYRLDCLPYFLREENFENIKKNLHKLEIVQNSVEEYLDGVDFKINKFNLSDIFEYMSLENYRKLMQKIYDNADNNAILAYWNLIVERNSAKLNYTENEMKENIENKKNNIGKNFQRMEEFDKRLHKKDKTFFYTDFVVEKVIKYGNN; from the coding sequence TTGAAAAGTGAAGTAAAAGAAAATAAAGTTGATTTTTCTTTGATAAGATACTCCCAATGTTGGGAAGATACTGAAATATTACTTGAAAGCCTTGATATTAGTGAAAAAGATGTATGCTTTGGGATTTTGTCGGCAGGAGATAATGTGTTTTCGTTGCTTGCTGAAAATCCTGAAAAAGTGGTGGCTCTTGATGTGAGTTTTCCCCAAATTGCTCTTGCTAAACTTAAAAGGGAAATTTTTAAAAATTTTGATTATGAAGAAATGCTGGAATTTATGGGAGTTAAAGATTCTTCTGAAAGAATTGGGATGTATGAGAAAATACGTGAAAAACTTGAGAAAGATGTGAGAGATTATTGGGATCTTAATAGGGAAGCAATTGAAACTGGGGTGATTCACATTGGAAAATTTGAAAAATTCTTTAAAATTTTTAGGGAAAAGATACTTCCTTTGATACATAATAAAAAAAGAGTGGAAGGGCTTTTTGAGAAAAAGTCAAGGCAGGAAAGAGAGGAATATTATAATAAACATTGGAATAATTTTAGATGGAAACTGATGTTTAAACTGTTTCTTTCTAAATCTATAGTTGGAAAATTTGGAAGGGATAAGGAATTTTTCAGGTATGCAGAAAAAGATATTTCTGAAGAGATGAATAAAAGAAGCAAGTATGCCCTTTGCGAGCTGGACAGCTATGAAAATCCTTATATTCATTATATTATGATGGGAAATTACCGTTTAGACTGCCTGCCTTACTTTTTGCGAGAAGAAAATTTTGAAAATATTAAGAAAAATCTTCATAAATTGGAAATTGTCCAGAATTCTGTTGAGGAATATCTTGATGGAGTAGATTTTAAAATAAACAAATTTAATTTGAGTGATATATTTGAGTATATGTCTTTGGAAAATTACAGAAAATTAATGCAAAAAATTTATGATAATGCTGATAATAATGCTATATTGGCATACTGGAACTTGATAGTGGAAAGAAATTCGGCAAAATTAAATTATACAGAAAATGAAATGAAGGAAAATATAGAAAACAAAAAAAATAATATTGGAAAAAATTTTCAAAGAATGGAAGAATTTGATAAAAGACTTCATAAAAAGGACAAAACGTTTTTTTATACTGATTTTGTAGTTGAAAAGGTGATAAAGTATGGAAATAACTAA
- a CDS encoding methionine ABC transporter permease, whose amino-acid sequence MIDSELLIAAKDTFIMVLIPTICAVFLGIPLGALVFLTDKGGIRENKFINIPCNIYINVVRSFPFLIFVVILIPLTRLIFGTAFGLFPASFPICFVAVALYARFTEQSFYDVNSGIIDAALSMKASVFQIVWHFLLVEARSSLVLGLTSAIISFISYSTVMGVVGGGGIGDYAMRYGYNEYNYALVYRVVAIMIVIVFSIQIIGNRISKNLDKKRRIY is encoded by the coding sequence ATGATAGATAGCGAATTATTAATTGCAGCAAAGGACACTTTTATAATGGTTCTTATTCCTACAATATGTGCGGTATTTTTAGGGATTCCTTTAGGAGCTCTTGTATTTTTGACTGATAAAGGCGGAATTAGGGAAAATAAGTTTATAAATATTCCATGCAACATTTATATAAATGTAGTCAGAAGTTTCCCGTTTTTAATATTTGTAGTTATATTGATACCTCTCACACGATTAATTTTTGGTACTGCCTTTGGACTATTTCCTGCAAGTTTTCCAATTTGCTTTGTAGCTGTGGCACTGTATGCGAGATTTACAGAACAATCCTTTTATGATGTGAATAGCGGGATAATTGATGCGGCTTTGTCAATGAAGGCAAGTGTATTTCAGATTGTGTGGCATTTTTTGCTTGTTGAAGCGAGAAGCAGCCTTGTGCTTGGTTTAACTTCAGCAATTATCAGCTTTATCTCATACTCTACTGTAATGGGAGTTGTCGGTGGAGGCGGAATTGGCGACTATGCAATGCGATATGGATACAACGAATACAACTATGCCCTTGTATACAGGGTTGTGGCGATAATGATAGTCATTGTATTTTCGATACAGATTATTGGAAACAGAATATCAAAAAATTTAGATAAGAAAAGGAGAATTTACTAA
- a CDS encoding ATP-binding cassette domain-containing protein has product MVELKNIEKNYIGFDLKINLKINKGEIFGLIGQSGSGKSTILRIIQGILKADKGEINIAKNTEIAYIFQEFNLLYNKNVFDNVVLPLILKKKFSAEKIEEVLKFVGLSDKKKSFISSLSGGERQRVAIARALVTNPQLLLCDEVTASLDKSVKDEILDLFEEINKKYGTTILVVTHELEVVKRLCNRVAIIEKGKITDIFNVNQKDYEKSNKSYADYVREVLK; this is encoded by the coding sequence ATGGTAGAACTTAAAAACATTGAAAAAAATTATATTGGCTTTGATTTAAAAATAAATTTAAAGATTAACAAAGGAGAAATCTTTGGATTAATTGGACAGTCAGGAAGCGGAAAATCGACAATTTTAAGAATTATTCAAGGAATTTTGAAAGCTGATAAAGGAGAAATTAATATTGCAAAGAATACTGAAATTGCTTATATTTTTCAGGAATTTAATCTTTTGTATAACAAAAATGTCTTTGATAATGTTGTTCTTCCGTTAATTTTAAAGAAAAAGTTTTCAGCTGAAAAAATTGAAGAAGTTTTGAAATTTGTCGGGCTGTCTGATAAGAAAAAATCATTTATTTCTTCCCTTAGCGGCGGTGAAAGGCAGAGAGTGGCGATTGCCCGTGCATTAGTGACAAATCCGCAATTACTGCTTTGCGATGAAGTTACAGCTTCTTTGGATAAATCTGTAAAAGATGAAATTCTTGATTTATTTGAGGAAATAAATAAAAAATATGGAACGACTATTTTAGTTGTTACTCACGAACTGGAAGTTGTTAAAAGGCTGTGCAACAGAGTTGCAATTATTGAAAAAGGTAAAATTACAGATATTTTCAATGTTAATCAGAAGGATTATGAAAAATCAAATAAAAGTTATGCCGATTATGTGAGGGAGGTTCTGAAATGA
- a CDS encoding SUMF1/EgtB/PvdO family nonheme iron enzyme, with the protein METNLSKYLRARRPIIWVHSGDYKEVDTIVTEATKEYKSKAIFEYRAFGAVNFETKVKSDEIMDLYSFLNILFSEGVKTNVFLIIKNAEEEMKDAKNIALIKKIAETRYSNSDYNFTVIVVTEAETVPKDLEKFTSILDIPNMTKDEIEKYIWNFAKENNVNVDKNDVGEVAISLKGLTKLEIDHVLNMINESKNNISISGRDIIIREKGQIIKKSSILEIIDFKEKIEEIGGLEGLKEWLSSKAQVFRRLDEAKKFGVDTPKGVLLVGMPGCGKSLAAKASARLFNVPLLRLDIGRLLGKYVGESEHNMRVALKTAESISPCILWIDEIEKAFAGIDQNGGASDITKRLFGQFLTWLQEKENTVFVVATANDITAFPPEFLRKGRFDEVFFIDFPNEEERERIFEIHLEKRGKMSDDINLKELAEETEGYCGADIEEIVKNAVENKFILETENEEDKKITTNNLLEATKSIDSLSNILSDKIDVLKKSYKKFKIKSASQKIKNGKRIAGRPTFKDMVIVNGGKYTPSFFNEEREVCNLEVCKYQTTQDMWMEVMENNPSEFKGGRRPVENVSWWDALEFCNKLSEKHGLKPVYDLSRKEEGILRIHQSNGKIEYPNVVDFRKTEGFRLPTEVEWEWFARGGEIAIQDGTFNYKHSGSDNLNEVAWYYANSENRTHDVGAKRPNQLGLYDCSGNIYEWCYDTGSDGYISEKTPYIYDETEESRVLKGGSWNNLNYKDIEYEIFERYSDKAENSQKYYYVLKASYGFRIVRTI; encoded by the coding sequence ATGGAAACAAATTTATCAAAGTATTTAAGGGCAAGAAGACCTATAATTTGGGTACACAGTGGAGATTATAAGGAAGTTGACACAATCGTAACGGAAGCGACTAAGGAATATAAAAGCAAGGCGATTTTTGAATACAGGGCCTTTGGAGCTGTGAATTTTGAAACAAAGGTTAAAAGTGATGAGATTATGGATTTGTACAGTTTTTTAAATATTTTATTTTCTGAAGGTGTGAAAACTAATGTGTTTTTGATAATTAAGAATGCAGAAGAAGAAATGAAAGATGCTAAGAATATTGCACTTATAAAGAAAATAGCAGAAACTAGATATTCAAATTCAGATTATAATTTTACAGTAATTGTAGTAACAGAAGCAGAAACAGTACCGAAGGATTTGGAAAAATTTACTTCGATACTTGATATTCCAAACATGACAAAAGACGAGATTGAAAAATATATTTGGAACTTTGCTAAAGAAAATAATGTGAATGTGGATAAAAATGATGTTGGGGAAGTTGCAATTTCGTTAAAAGGGTTGACAAAACTGGAAATAGATCACGTTCTGAATATGATAAATGAATCTAAGAATAATATTTCAATTTCGGGAAGAGATATAATCATTCGTGAAAAAGGACAAATAATTAAAAAATCTTCAATTTTGGAAATTATTGACTTTAAGGAAAAAATAGAAGAAATTGGTGGGCTTGAAGGATTGAAAGAATGGCTAAGTTCTAAGGCACAAGTATTTAGAAGACTGGATGAAGCCAAGAAATTTGGAGTGGATACGCCAAAAGGAGTACTGCTTGTAGGAATGCCGGGCTGTGGTAAAAGTTTGGCAGCAAAAGCAAGTGCAAGATTGTTTAACGTTCCATTATTAAGACTGGATATAGGAAGACTTTTGGGAAAATACGTTGGAGAATCAGAACACAATATGAGAGTGGCACTAAAAACAGCAGAATCAATAAGTCCGTGCATTTTATGGATAGATGAAATAGAAAAAGCATTTGCAGGAATAGATCAAAACGGTGGAGCAAGCGACATAACAAAACGTTTATTTGGACAATTTTTGACTTGGTTACAGGAAAAAGAAAACACGGTATTCGTAGTAGCAACAGCCAACGATATAACAGCCTTCCCGCCAGAATTTCTAAGAAAAGGTCGATTTGATGAAGTATTTTTTATAGATTTTCCAAACGAGGAAGAAAGAGAAAGAATATTTGAAATTCACCTTGAAAAAAGAGGAAAAATGTCAGACGACATAAACTTGAAAGAACTGGCAGAAGAAACAGAAGGCTACTGTGGTGCTGACATAGAAGAAATCGTTAAAAACGCAGTTGAAAATAAATTTATACTAGAAACTGAAAATGAAGAAGATAAGAAAATTACAACAAATAATTTATTAGAAGCAACTAAAAGTATAGATTCTTTATCGAATATTTTATCTGATAAGATAGATGTTTTGAAAAAGAGCTATAAAAAATTCAAAATAAAATCAGCTTCTCAAAAAATAAAAAATGGTAAAAGAATAGCTGGAAGACCAACATTTAAAGATATGGTTATAGTAAATGGAGGAAAATACACACCGTCATTCTTTAACGAAGAAAGAGAAGTTTGCAATTTAGAAGTTTGTAAATATCAGACAACACAAGATATGTGGATGGAAGTAATGGAGAATAATCCATCAGAATTTAAAGGTGGAAGACGTCCAGTTGAGAATGTATCTTGGTGGGATGCTTTGGAATTTTGTAATAAATTGAGTGAGAAACATGGATTAAAACCTGTTTATGATTTAAGTCGAAAAGAAGAAGGAATATTAAGAATACATCAATCAAATGGTAAAATAGAATACCCAAATGTAGTAGATTTTAGAAAAACTGAAGGATTTAGATTGCCAACAGAAGTAGAGTGGGAATGGTTTGCAAGAGGTGGAGAAATTGCGATACAAGATGGGACATTTAATTATAAACATTCAGGAAGTGATAATTTAAATGAAGTTGCTTGGTATTATGCAAATTCAGAAAATCGTACTCATGATGTAGGAGCGAAGAGGCCAAATCAATTAGGACTTTATGATTGTAGTGGAAATATATATGAATGGTGTTATGATACAGGTAGTGATGGATATATATCAGAAAAAACACCATATATATACGATGAAACAGAAGAAAGTAGAGTATTAAAAGGAGGGTCTTGGAATAATTTGAATTATAAAGATATTGAGTATGAAATATTTGAACGATATTCTGATAAAGCTGAGAATAGTCAGAAGTATTATTATGTTCTAAAAGCTTCTTATGGTTTCCGTATTGTTAGAACAATTTAA
- a CDS encoding diacylglycerol/polyprenol kinase family protein — MEITKMILVFIGFIMFFLLLNKLEKSETLNSELIRKILHIGSGFGGLALPFIFEKKSSVIILGVIFLTVLISIRLIKNKIAGFRKVLETKNRKTFGDIYFIISILGLWIASSEDKIMYSLPLIILMFSDAFAALIGEFYSKYKFDTGFGTKSVEGSVTFFLTTYFICINFFLFFSNIKSINIVLVSLLLSILAMILEMISWNGLDNIFVPLFVYLFLKLNLYLTARELMYKLWVIVMLLIIIILNRKKTTLTKVAQTASLFFLYIVMIIGGIKWVVPPLIMYLGYYHFTPKVRGQVKDSLKGLLTIAFTTSMWLAMSIILDKNKMYLIYIFTFSLHFGIINLIRDNAGNVKRETFRMNFLMESIGKAFVFFIINYLALSKMLDFKMLIGIIIFIFGGIFIYETSMKFFYIIEKEKELSGESKVFIASGIVFICSMLLLGIGML; from the coding sequence ATGGAAATAACTAAGATGATACTTGTTTTTATTGGTTTTATAATGTTTTTTCTTTTGCTGAATAAACTTGAAAAAAGTGAAACGTTAAATTCAGAACTTATACGAAAAATTTTACATATAGGTTCGGGATTTGGGGGACTGGCTCTTCCGTTTATATTTGAGAAAAAGAGTTCAGTTATAATACTCGGAGTGATTTTTCTTACGGTACTTATTTCCATTAGATTGATAAAAAATAAAATAGCTGGATTTAGAAAAGTTTTGGAAACAAAAAATAGGAAAACATTTGGAGATATATATTTTATTATAAGCATTTTAGGATTATGGATTGCGTCAAGCGAAGATAAAATAATGTATTCTCTTCCGCTTATAATACTTATGTTTTCCGATGCCTTTGCAGCTCTTATCGGGGAATTTTATAGTAAATATAAGTTTGACACAGGATTTGGAACAAAGTCGGTAGAAGGATCTGTGACATTTTTTCTTACAACATATTTTATTTGCATAAATTTCTTTTTATTTTTCAGTAACATTAAAAGTATAAATATCGTGCTTGTTTCACTACTTTTAAGCATTCTTGCAATGATTCTTGAAATGATTTCGTGGAATGGGCTGGATAATATTTTTGTCCCGCTTTTCGTATATTTATTCCTAAAATTAAACTTATATTTAACAGCGAGAGAACTTATGTATAAACTTTGGGTAATAGTTATGCTTCTTATAATTATAATATTAAATAGAAAAAAAACTACTCTTACAAAAGTTGCCCAAACTGCAAGTTTATTTTTCCTTTATATCGTTATGATTATAGGTGGAATAAAATGGGTTGTTCCGCCATTAATAATGTATCTTGGCTATTATCATTTTACACCAAAAGTTAGAGGACAGGTTAAAGACTCGTTAAAAGGACTTTTAACAATAGCATTTACCACATCAATGTGGCTTGCTATGAGCATTATACTTGATAAAAATAAAATGTACCTTATTTATATATTTACCTTTTCACTGCATTTTGGAATTATAAATTTAATAAGAGATAATGCAGGAAATGTAAAAAGAGAAACATTCAGAATGAATTTTTTGATGGAAAGTATAGGGAAGGCATTTGTTTTCTTTATAATAAATTATCTTGCTTTGTCAAAAATGTTGGATTTTAAAATGCTAATTGGAATAATAATTTTTATATTTGGCGGAATATTTATTTACGAAACAAGTATGAAGTTTTTTTATATTATCGAAAAGGAAAAGGAACTTAGCGGAGAATCAAAAGTATTTATAGCTTCTGGAATAGTTTTTATCTGTTCTATGTTGCTATTAGGAATTGGAATGTTATAA
- a CDS encoding WYL domain-containing protein produces the protein MKKVRVTISDFMNEIIKSDSEYFKMPVGRIGNIIFKYYMDKNLNKVELGNFSGEVLQFNLNKNNDEIFMDTFVRSRVETEAEYWRNIIFTYINNLRYKREEILFEKIFRKIKEGMESKRKIKIKYHKYIRLVSLYFVKVADDENRSYLFCYCEKNNDYRNYRVSEIEEVWFTNENIEIKDKKYIDDVHKNFAPFLSYKNTVKVEFTEKGVELYEKVLTNRPRLLNKKDGIYIFECDNKLALVYFAQFFSNVKILEPIELQEKLKNELKRTIEIYETEEEKNV, from the coding sequence ATGAAGAAGGTTAGAGTTACAATTTCGGATTTTATGAATGAAATTATAAAAAGTGATTCAGAGTATTTTAAAATGCCTGTGGGAAGAATAGGGAACATAATTTTTAAATATTATATGGATAAAAATTTGAATAAAGTGGAATTGGGGAACTTTTCAGGAGAAGTGCTGCAGTTTAACTTGAATAAAAATAATGATGAAATTTTTATGGATACTTTTGTTAGAAGCAGAGTTGAAACTGAGGCTGAATATTGGAGAAATATAATTTTTACGTATATTAATAATTTACGATATAAACGTGAAGAAATATTATTTGAAAAGATTTTTAGGAAAATTAAGGAAGGAATGGAGAGTAAGAGAAAGATAAAAATAAAATATCATAAATATATAAGGCTAGTAAGTCTGTATTTTGTAAAAGTGGCAGATGACGAAAACAGATCTTACTTGTTCTGCTACTGTGAAAAAAATAATGATTATAGGAATTACAGAGTTTCTGAAATAGAAGAAGTATGGTTTACAAATGAAAATATTGAAATAAAAGATAAAAAATATATTGATGATGTGCATAAAAATTTTGCTCCGTTTCTATCGTATAAGAACACAGTTAAAGTTGAATTTACAGAAAAAGGAGTGGAATTATATGAAAAAGTTTTGACAAACAGACCTAGACTTTTAAATAAGAAGGATGGGATTTATATCTTTGAATGTGATAACAAACTTGCATTGGTGTATTTTGCACAATTTTTTTCAAATGTAAAAATCTTAGAACCAATTGAATTACAGGAAAAATTAAAAAATGAACTTAAAAGGACAATAGAAATATATGAAACTGAGGAGGAAAAAAATGTTTAG